A window of the Roseburia sp. 831b genome harbors these coding sequences:
- a CDS encoding DUF1002 domain-containing protein codes for MKNLKKWVSLLLTTTIVMTSTVGVFAKDTDTSDTTEAATSETTTDAATSSDAADDTTTDAASSETTDENQKTTDNSKVEGNVSTDDSSKVEGNISTDDSSSKSTETEAQNASTETGEGDKVEIKKNDKPYLALGADLTEAQKNTVLSLMGIDPAALDQYDVVTVTNQEEHQYLDQYISSSAIGTKSLSSVVIVQRDKGNGLNVSTNNINYCTVGMYKNALTTAGITDADIIVAGPCNLSGTAALVGIFKAYTEMTGETIQDDVVDTALNELVITGQLEDSLDGLTNEQVEEFIAYVKTLIAQNDIKDEASINDAIDQACEKYGVTLSDEDRQQIVDFVLKLIASGVDLNKLADYASSLYNSFKGGNTDVSGVFQSIGNFFSNVFTKIGDFFKNLFS; via the coding sequence ATGAAGAATTTAAAAAAATGGGTAAGTCTTTTACTTACAACTACAATTGTAATGACATCAACAGTCGGTGTGTTTGCAAAAGATACAGATACATCTGATACGACGGAGGCAGCTACAAGTGAGACAACAACAGACGCTGCAACATCAAGTGATGCAGCAGATGATACCACAACAGATGCAGCTTCTTCTGAAACAACAGATGAGAATCAGAAGACAACAGACAACTCCAAAGTGGAGGGAAATGTTTCTACGGACGATAGTTCCAAGGTAGAAGGAAATATTTCCACAGACGATAGCTCCTCAAAATCCACCGAGACAGAGGCACAGAACGCTTCTACGGAGACTGGCGAAGGTGACAAGGTTGAGATTAAGAAAAATGACAAACCTTATCTTGCACTTGGCGCAGATTTGACAGAGGCGCAGAAGAATACCGTACTTTCTTTGATGGGAATTGACCCTGCAGCATTAGATCAGTATGATGTTGTGACTGTGACAAACCAGGAAGAACACCAGTATCTGGATCAGTATATTTCCTCTAGCGCAATCGGAACCAAATCACTTTCTTCTGTTGTAATTGTGCAAAGAGACAAAGGAAACGGACTGAATGTTTCTACCAATAATATCAATTACTGTACCGTTGGTATGTATAAGAATGCGCTTACAACAGCAGGAATCACAGATGCAGATATTATCGTAGCAGGTCCATGCAATCTTTCCGGTACCGCAGCCTTGGTTGGAATTTTTAAAGCATATACGGAAATGACAGGTGAGACGATTCAGGATGATGTAGTCGATACCGCATTAAACGAGCTTGTTATCACAGGTCAGTTAGAGGATTCCCTCGATGGACTTACCAACGAACAGGTAGAAGAGTTCATCGCCTATGTAAAGACTCTGATTGCACAAAATGATATCAAAGATGAGGCAAGTATCAACGATGCCATCGACCAGGCATGTGAAAAATATGGTGTAACCTTATCCGATGAAGACAGACAGCAGATTGTTGACTTTGTCTTAAAACTGATTGCATCCGGCGTGGATTTAAACAAGCTTGCAGATTATGCATCCTCTTTGTACAATTCCTTTAAGGGTGGAAATACAGATGTCTCCGGTGTGTTCCAGAGCATTGGTAATTTCTTCTCAAATGTATTTACAAAGATTGGAGATTTCTTTAAGAATTTATTCTCCTAA
- a CDS encoding alpha/beta fold hydrolase translates to MATKEEFSFLSKDGKTNIHAVKWIPESGEYRAILQITHGMIEYIERYEEFAQFLTQKGFMVVGHDHLGHGKSIQSEADWGFFCEENPSDTLVADMHQLRERIQKENEGVPYFMLGHSMGSYMLRKYLAFHHENLRGAIIMGTGSVPDNTTKLGLKVCNILAKFCGWHHRSKLLQQLSYSKPYHRYDLTGKDYSNSWLSKNEADVKKYYGDPRCTFLFTVNGYKGLMEAVLFDNQMENVKKVSAKLPLFLVSGAEDPVGDMGEGVKRVYNMFKEAGSCDITWKLYENDRHEILNEPDRQQVFEDILAWMMVRIDT, encoded by the coding sequence ATGGCAACAAAGGAAGAGTTTTCATTTTTATCAAAAGATGGAAAAACCAACATCCATGCAGTGAAATGGATTCCAGAATCAGGGGAATACCGTGCAATTTTACAGATTACACACGGAATGATTGAGTACATAGAACGCTATGAAGAGTTTGCACAGTTCCTGACACAGAAAGGATTTATGGTGGTCGGTCATGATCATTTAGGCCACGGCAAGTCGATTCAAAGTGAAGCGGACTGGGGATTTTTCTGCGAGGAGAATCCAAGCGATACTTTGGTTGCGGATATGCATCAGCTCCGTGAGCGGATTCAAAAAGAGAACGAAGGTGTTCCATATTTTATGTTAGGACACAGTATGGGCTCTTACATGCTTCGAAAATATTTAGCATTTCATCATGAGAACTTAAGAGGTGCGATTATCATGGGAACCGGAAGTGTTCCGGATAACACTACCAAATTAGGTCTTAAAGTGTGCAATATACTTGCAAAATTCTGTGGATGGCATCATAGAAGTAAATTGCTGCAGCAGCTTTCTTACAGCAAACCATATCATAGATATGATTTAACAGGAAAAGATTATAGCAACAGCTGGTTGTCTAAAAATGAGGCGGATGTAAAGAAGTATTACGGGGACCCGAGATGTACGTTCCTTTTTACGGTAAATGGATACAAGGGACTGATGGAAGCTGTTTTGTTTGATAACCAGATGGAGAATGTGAAGAAAGTTTCGGCAAAACTTCCACTGTTTTTAGTGTCAGGAGCAGAGGATCCGGTTGGTGATATGGGCGAAGGCGTAAAAAGAGTGTACAACATGTTTAAAGAAGCAGGTTCTTGTGATATTACATGGAAGCTCTATGAGAACGACCGTCATGAGATTTTGAATGAGCCGGACAGACAGCAGGTTTTTGAAGATATCTTAGCGTGGATGATGGTTCGAATTGACACCTAA
- a CDS encoding methyl-accepting chemotaxis protein: protein MFGTKKDKAIAAELQEVKQQLQQKQQAVELVAKKQDDVVEHFARMTASRAQMDTELTEVVSHVKVVKETSEQNCSEAKKLSDDLNEALGILQKANKEQELFVEKMSAQRDEIQEIVEQNKHFTTPAKYLTDYVLSNRNQQETIKQATEKMLEYAKNMSVLSLNAAIEAGRMGESGRKFVDAAEEIRSFSNQYEETATTIVAQLKAAQEKNQELEEQVKHLNTLLRDNNVAMGRVLKESMVEVDHYKQEGGHLKTAYLQDALDATASFLEKEKETIDRQESILLQMEGIGEEFMDQRECCEELENICKEVMNSVTIEGVGNDKDS, encoded by the coding sequence ATGTTTGGCACAAAAAAAGACAAAGCAATAGCAGCAGAGCTGCAAGAGGTAAAGCAGCAGTTACAGCAGAAACAACAGGCGGTAGAGCTTGTAGCAAAGAAGCAGGATGACGTGGTAGAACATTTTGCAAGAATGACAGCATCACGCGCACAGATGGATACGGAATTGACAGAGGTGGTTTCCCATGTAAAAGTGGTTAAGGAGACATCCGAACAGAATTGTTCCGAGGCAAAAAAGTTATCCGATGATTTAAATGAGGCGCTTGGTATTTTGCAGAAGGCAAACAAAGAGCAGGAACTTTTTGTGGAAAAAATGAGCGCACAGCGCGATGAAATCCAGGAAATTGTGGAGCAGAACAAACACTTTACAACACCGGCGAAATATTTAACGGATTATGTGCTTTCCAATCGAAATCAGCAGGAGACGATAAAGCAGGCGACAGAGAAAATGCTTGAGTATGCCAAAAATATGAGTGTTCTGTCCTTAAATGCAGCGATTGAGGCAGGCAGAATGGGTGAGAGCGGAAGAAAGTTTGTAGATGCAGCCGAGGAAATCCGTTCCTTTTCCAATCAGTACGAAGAGACTGCAACTACAATTGTAGCGCAATTAAAGGCTGCACAGGAGAAGAATCAAGAGCTTGAGGAGCAGGTGAAACACTTAAATACCTTACTGCGCGATAACAATGTTGCAATGGGACGTGTATTAAAGGAGAGCATGGTTGAAGTAGACCATTACAAACAAGAGGGCGGACATCTAAAGACTGCCTACCTGCAGGATGCACTCGATGCGACAGCTTCTTTCTTAGAAAAAGAAAAGGAGACGATTGACAGACAGGAATCGATTTTACTTCAGATGGAAGGAATCGGAGAAGAGTTCATGGATCAAAGAGAATGCTGCGAAGAATTAGAGAATATTTGCAAAGAGGTCATGAATTCTGTTACAATAGAGGGAGTGGGGAATGATAAGGATTCATAA
- the recJ gene encoding single-stranded-DNA-specific exonuclease RecJ, translating into MEKWFVLKKGADFNGIGERFQISPVLARLIRNREIKGDAEIEKYLNGSRKDLYDPHLFKDVEKLTDILIEKIESHAKIRIIGDYDTDGVMSTYILWKSLKRCGAEVSTKLPERLTDGYGLNENLIKEAYEDGIDTILTCDNGISAISEIAYAKSLGMTVLVTDHHDIPYEETKQGRVYKKSQADAIVNPKQPDCNYPFDKLCGAAVAWKTMQVLYEKMGFDVSECDCFLEHVGFATVGDVMDLVDENRILVKEGLKRIHHTQNMGMRALILRNKLNPEDITAYHIGFVLGPCVNASGRIDTAKRSLELFKQEDAAKAALLAAELVELNTQRKEMTEQGVEEAKCQVEKENARDTVLVLFLPDVHESLAGIIAGRIRESFHKPVFVLTRSADGVKGSGRSIEEYSMYEEMCKCQEFFTKFGGHPMAAGLSMKEEDVDAFRKRINELSPLKEEDMVQKVRIDMQLPFSYLSEHLVHEIERLEPFGKGNTKPLFAERNVAITKAMILGTTKKVLRLNLMSESGERISAVYFEDIEDFIHHYVVKYGEESWKKALQGRENPIRMSMVYQANLNEYKGVKTVQAVIKNYQ; encoded by the coding sequence ATGGAAAAATGGTTTGTGCTAAAGAAAGGCGCAGATTTTAACGGAATCGGAGAGCGTTTCCAGATTAGCCCTGTTCTGGCACGTCTGATACGAAACCGCGAGATTAAGGGCGATGCAGAGATTGAAAAATATTTGAACGGCTCCAGAAAAGATTTGTATGACCCGCATCTTTTCAAAGATGTGGAAAAGCTTACGGATATTTTAATAGAAAAAATAGAGAGTCATGCAAAAATCAGGATTATCGGCGATTACGACACGGATGGTGTTATGTCAACCTATATTTTGTGGAAATCCCTAAAACGCTGTGGAGCGGAGGTTTCAACCAAGTTGCCGGAGCGTCTGACGGATGGGTATGGTTTAAATGAGAACCTCATAAAAGAGGCATACGAGGACGGAATTGATACGATTTTAACCTGTGATAACGGTATCTCGGCAATCAGTGAGATTGCGTATGCAAAATCCCTTGGCATGACTGTTTTAGTGACGGACCACCACGATATTCCGTATGAGGAGACAAAGCAGGGAAGAGTCTATAAGAAAAGTCAGGCGGATGCGATTGTCAATCCAAAGCAGCCAGACTGTAACTATCCGTTCGATAAGCTTTGCGGGGCAGCAGTGGCGTGGAAGACGATGCAGGTTTTATATGAAAAGATGGGATTTGATGTGAGTGAATGTGACTGCTTTTTAGAGCATGTTGGCTTTGCTACCGTAGGCGATGTCATGGATTTGGTGGATGAGAACCGGATTCTGGTAAAAGAAGGATTGAAGCGAATCCATCACACACAGAATATGGGCATGCGGGCTTTGATTTTGCGAAACAAATTAAATCCAGAGGATATTACGGCATATCACATCGGGTTTGTGCTTGGACCATGTGTCAATGCAAGCGGAAGAATTGATACGGCGAAGCGCTCGTTAGAGCTTTTTAAGCAGGAGGACGCTGCAAAGGCAGCATTGTTAGCAGCAGAGCTGGTAGAACTGAATACCCAGAGAAAAGAAATGACAGAACAAGGGGTAGAAGAGGCAAAATGCCAGGTGGAAAAAGAAAATGCGCGCGATACCGTGCTGGTACTGTTTTTGCCGGATGTGCATGAGAGTTTGGCGGGAATCATAGCAGGGCGGATTCGTGAAAGTTTTCACAAGCCCGTGTTTGTTTTAACAAGAAGTGCTGACGGCGTCAAAGGTTCCGGGCGTTCCATCGAAGAATATTCGATGTACGAAGAGATGTGCAAGTGCCAGGAATTTTTTACAAAATTCGGAGGTCACCCGATGGCGGCAGGTCTTTCCATGAAAGAGGAGGATGTGGATGCTTTCCGGAAAAGAATCAACGAACTTTCGCCTCTTAAGGAGGAGGATATGGTGCAAAAAGTTAGAATCGATATGCAGCTTCCGTTTTCCTATCTTTCCGAGCATCTCGTTCATGAGATAGAACGGTTAGAACCTTTTGGAAAAGGGAATACGAAACCACTTTTTGCAGAGCGGAATGTAGCAATTACAAAGGCAATGATTTTGGGAACCACCAAAAAAGTATTACGGCTGAATTTAATGTCGGAATCTGGGGAACGAATTTCTGCGGTATATTTTGAGGATATAGAAGACTTTATCCACCATTATGTGGTAAAATATGGGGAAGAGAGTTGGAAGAAGGCACTGCAAGGAAGAGAGAATCCGATACGGATGTCAATGGTTTACCAGGCAAATCTGAATGAATATAAGGGTGTTAAGACCGTTCAGGCAGTGATTAAAAATTATCAGTAG
- the truA gene encoding tRNA pseudouridine(38-40) synthase TruA, with product MKNYKIIIQYDGTRYKGWQGQKSTDATIQGKLEHVLSNMAGHVVEVIGSGRTDAGVHAAGQVANFKLEEHWSKDEIFATLNQYLPEDIAVISIEEVDERFHSRYQAIEKTYVYRIHNSKIPDVFGRRFSYQYEEKLDIDRMKKAAALLTGTHDFASFCGNKKMKKSTVRTIYQIQVEKEKDDIVISYTGNGFLQNMIRILTGTLIEIGSNRREVEEIPKILDGKNREFAGYTAPPQGLLLKEVRYENGD from the coding sequence ATGAAAAATTACAAGATTATCATACAGTATGATGGAACACGTTATAAAGGCTGGCAGGGGCAGAAGTCGACAGATGCCACGATTCAGGGAAAATTAGAGCATGTGTTATCGAACATGGCAGGTCATGTGGTTGAGGTGATTGGCTCCGGGAGAACAGACGCAGGCGTGCATGCCGCAGGGCAGGTCGCAAACTTCAAGTTAGAGGAACATTGGTCAAAGGATGAGATTTTTGCTACCCTGAATCAGTATCTGCCGGAGGACATAGCAGTCATTTCCATTGAGGAGGTGGACGAGCGTTTCCATAGCCGCTATCAGGCGATAGAGAAAACGTATGTATACAGAATACATAACAGCAAAATCCCCGACGTGTTTGGACGAAGATTCAGTTACCAGTATGAGGAAAAACTGGATATAGACCGCATGAAAAAGGCGGCAGCACTTTTGACGGGAACGCATGATTTCGCATCTTTTTGTGGAAATAAGAAGATGAAAAAGTCGACTGTGCGCACAATTTATCAGATTCAGGTGGAAAAAGAAAAAGACGATATTGTCATATCTTATACCGGAAACGGATTTTTACAAAATATGATAAGGATTCTGACAGGAACTTTGATTGAGATTGGAAGTAACCGGCGTGAAGTGGAAGAGATTCCAAAGATTCTGGACGGAAAAAACAGGGAATTTGCCGGTTATACTGCACCACCACAGGGCTTGCTGTTAAAAGAAGTACGATATGAGAATGGAGATTAA
- a CDS encoding peptidoglycan-binding protein, producing MQNLKGMQNENIDKGRLQVDVVTSVNQTPIKNAKVELSYSGDPEQNIEEVNTNESGQTELLDLAAPPLEYSMEPSETQPFSQYTVRVTAEGYRPITVSGIEIFSDETALQKVRLQEENAPGNPIDTIVIPVNTLFGDYPAKIAESEIKPIAESGEIVLSRVVVPEYVIVHDGAPGDSTAMDYYVRYKDYIKNVASSEIYATWPDATLRANILAIMSFTMNRVYTEWYRNKGYNFTITSSTAYDQKWSFGRNIFDRISDIVDEMFENYLSRPNVSQPILTQYCDGQRVTCSNWLSQWGSKYLGDQNYSAIEILRYYYGNSIFINVAEEISGIPSSWPRVDLMVGSTGDKVRQMQEQLLRISQSYPAIPRITPDGIFGQATKQAVEKFQSIFGLPVTGIVDYRTWYKISEIYVAVSRIAELV from the coding sequence ATGCAGAATCTAAAAGGGATGCAAAACGAGAATATAGACAAGGGAAGACTGCAGGTTGACGTTGTGACATCTGTGAATCAGACCCCGATTAAGAATGCAAAAGTGGAGTTGTCTTACTCCGGAGACCCAGAACAAAATATAGAGGAAGTGAACACGAATGAATCAGGACAGACAGAGTTGCTGGACCTTGCTGCGCCTCCACTTGAATACTCGATGGAGCCATCAGAAACACAACCATTCTCACAGTACACGGTGCGTGTCACTGCTGAAGGATATCGCCCGATTACTGTTAGCGGTATTGAAATCTTTTCTGACGAGACCGCATTGCAGAAGGTAAGGCTGCAGGAGGAAAATGCACCGGGAAACCCGATTGATACCATTGTGATACCGGTAAATACCCTGTTTGGAGATTATCCGGCAAAGATTGCAGAATCTGAAATTAAGCCGATTGCAGAGTCGGGGGAGATAGTTTTAAGCAGGGTTGTTGTGCCGGAGTATGTGATTGTCCATGACGGTGCACCAGGTGATTCAACTGCGATGGATTATTATGTCCGCTATAAAGATTACATCAAAAATGTGGCATCCAGTGAGATTTATGCGACATGGCCGGATGCGACACTGCGTGCCAACATTTTAGCAATTATGTCGTTTACCATGAATCGTGTATACACGGAGTGGTACCGGAACAAAGGTTATAATTTTACGATTACCTCCTCGACGGCATACGACCAGAAGTGGTCGTTTGGAAGAAATATTTTCGACCGTATCTCAGACATTGTCGATGAGATGTTCGAAAATTATCTGTCCAGACCGAATGTAAGCCAGCCAATCTTAACACAGTACTGTGACGGGCAGCGTGTCACCTGCAGTAACTGGTTAAGCCAGTGGGGCAGCAAATATTTAGGTGACCAGAATTATTCTGCGATTGAGATTCTGCGCTACTATTATGGAAACAGTATTTTTATCAATGTGGCGGAGGAAATATCAGGAATTCCGTCCTCGTGGCCAAGGGTAGACCTTATGGTGGGCTCTACCGGGGATAAGGTGCGCCAGATGCAGGAACAGCTTTTGCGGATTTCCCAGTCTTATCCGGCAATTCCAAGGATTACACCGGATGGCATTTTCGGGCAGGCAACCAAGCAGGCGGTTGAAAAGTTCCAGTCGATTTTTGGTCTCCCGGTAACAGGAATTGTCGATTACCGTACCTGGTATAAAATATCGGAAATCTACGTTGCGGTTTCTAGAATTGCCGAGCTGGTTTGA